Part of the Deltaproteobacteria bacterium genome, GTATGATGCTCGCAGGGAAGCTGGGTCTTCAGGTGCCTGAGGTATCGATACGCAGAGAGCCCGACCTATTATTTATCGTAAAACGCTTTGACCGGGAAAGGTCGCCGGAGGGCAAAGTACTTCGTCTTCATCAGGAAGATTTATGCCAGGCCCTAGGCGTTCTTCCGGATCAGAAATATGAAAGTGAGGATGGCCCGACGCTAAGCCAATGCTTTAAGCTGATCAATAAGTCGAGCATCCGTCCGGCAGCAGACCGGATGGCACTCCTGCATTGGATCATATTCAATGTGCTGATCGGCAATGCGGATGCCCATGCCAAGAACCTTGCCATTCTGTTGACTGATCCCGGCCCCCGTCTGGCACCGTTTTACGACCTCCTTTGCACCAAAGTCTATACAGATCTAACGGATAAGCTGGCCATGAAGGTCGGTGGGGAAAATCGGCCGGATTGGCTCCAGACCAGGCATTGGAAGAGGTTGGCTGAAGACAACGCGATAAAACAGCATCTGGTCATAAGAGTACTTGGGCAGATGATTCAGGATATTGTTCCGAAGGCTGAAGCATTGGCAGCAGAGTTCAATGATAAATACGGCTCCCTTGACATTATAGATAAAATTTGCACTGTAATCCGAAAGAGAGTTCAGAAAATGAAATACCCCTGACAAGGCCGGACCAGAGTTTAATCAGAATTTCCTTCTTGCTTTCGAAATTTGTAGTTGTCGGCTGCCGGTTCCTGAATATCTTTGTCCCCTCA contains:
- a CDS encoding HipA domain-containing protein, producing MNEAYCMMLAGKLGLQVPEVSIRREPDLLFIVKRFDRERSPEGKVLRLHQEDLCQALGVLPDQKYESEDGPTLSQCFKLINKSSIRPAADRMALLHWIIFNVLIGNADAHAKNLAILLTDPGPRLAPFYDLLCTKVYTDLTDKLAMKVGGENRPDWLQTRHWKRLAEDNAIKQHLVIRVLGQMIQDIVPKAEALAAEFNDKYGSLDIIDKICTVIRKRVQKMKYP